From Pelotomaculum schinkii, the proteins below share one genomic window:
- a CDS encoding indolepyruvate oxidoreductase subunit beta — MKDPINLVITGVGGQGNILVSEILAKAASVEGFRVTVGESYGMSQRGGSVSSHIRLSRNCLYGPIIPAGHVDIIVGFEPVEAARIAIELGSPKVKIIVNPRPVFPVHVLMGKCEYPHVEDLLEKIKEITAQTLAIESTVLAAQAGDPVVQNIIMVGALAGSGYLPIPHETFEEIITKVVPQKALELNQKAFKIGFETAQNINRP, encoded by the coding sequence ATGAAAGATCCTATCAATCTGGTCATAACTGGAGTTGGCGGCCAGGGCAACATACTGGTTTCTGAAATCCTGGCGAAGGCTGCCTCAGTAGAAGGCTTCAGGGTTACGGTCGGTGAATCTTACGGTATGTCTCAGCGTGGCGGTTCCGTATCCTCCCATATTCGTCTTTCACGCAACTGCCTTTACGGACCGATTATACCGGCGGGCCATGTCGATATTATTGTCGGTTTTGAACCTGTAGAAGCGGCTAGGATTGCTATCGAACTGGGCAGCCCGAAAGTAAAAATAATTGTCAACCCTCGCCCGGTCTTCCCCGTTCACGTTCTCATGGGCAAATGCGAATACCCACATGTAGAAGATTTGTTGGAAAAAATTAAAGAGATAACAGCTCAGACGCTGGCTATAGAGAGCACAGTACTAGCGGCGCAGGCAGGAGATCCAGTTGTGCAAAATATCATCATGGTTGGCGCGCTGGCAGGCTCCGGGTACTTGCCCATCCCCCATGAAACATTTGAGGAAATTATTACTAAAGTAGTACCACAAAAAGCATTAGAATTAAACCAGAAGGCATTTAAAATCGGTTTTGAAACGGCCCAAAACATAAATCGGCCATAA